A genome region from Gopherus flavomarginatus isolate rGopFla2 chromosome 9, rGopFla2.mat.asm, whole genome shotgun sequence includes the following:
- the SPG21 gene encoding maspardin, with protein sequence MGEIKVSPDYNWFRSTVPLKKIIVDDDDSKVWSLYDAGSKNIRCPLIFLPPVSGTADVFFQQILALTGWGYRVIALQYPVYWDHLEFCDGFRKLLDHLQLDKVHLFGASLGGFLAQKFAEYTHKSPRVQSLILCNSFSDTSIFNQTWTANSFWLMPAFMLKKIVLGNFASGPVDPVMADGIDFMVDRLESLGQSELASRLTLNCQNSYVEPHKIRDIPVTIMDVFDQSALSTEAKEEMYKLYPNARRAHLKTGGNFPYLCRSAEVNVYIQIHLLQFHGTRYAAIDPSMVSAEELEVQKIKLHSSSEQEQQ encoded by the exons ATGGGAGAGATTAAAGTCTCTCCTGACTATAACTGGTTCAGAAGTACAGTTCCTCTTAAGAAG ATCATAGTAGACGATGACGACAGTAAAGTGTGGTCACTATATGATGCAGGATCCAAGAACATCAGGTGCCCACTCATATTTCTTCCACCTGTAAGTGGAACTGCAGATGTGTTTTTCCAGCAGATTTTGGCACTGACTGGATGGGGTTACAGAGTTATTGCT TTGCAGTATCCAGTGTATTGGGACCACCTTGAATTCTGCGACGGATTCAGAAAACTACTAGACCACCTACAACTGGATAAA GTTCACCTTTTTGGAGCTTCTTTGGGAGGCTTTTTGGCTCAAAAATTTGCTGAGTACACACACAAATCCCCCAGAGTTCAGTCTCTGATCCTGTGTAATTCTTTCAGTGACACTTCCATCTTTAACCAGACATGGACTGCGAACAG CTTTTGGCTAATGCCTGCATTTATGCTGAAGAAAATTGTTCTTGGAAACTTTGCTTCTGGTCCTGTAGATCCTGTCATGGCAGATGGAATCGATTTCATGGTTGACAGG CTGGAAAGCCTGGGCCAGAGTGAGTTAGCATCGAGACTTACCCTCAACTGCCAGAACTCCTATGTGGAACCTCATAAAATTCGAGACATTCCTGTAACTATTATGGAT GTGTTTGATCAGAGTGCACTTTCCACTGAAGCAAAAGAAGAGATGTACAAACTGTACCCCAATGCCAGAAGAGCTCACCTTAAAACAGGAGGCAATTTCCCTTATCTCTGCAGAAGCGCTGAAGTCAATGTCTATATCCAA ATACACTTACTGCAGTTCCACGGTACACGATATGCAGCCATTGATCCTTCTATGGTTAGTGCAGAAGAACTGGAAGTCCAGAAAATCAAGCTTCACAGCAGCAGTGAACAAGAGCAGCAGTAG